From Chiroxiphia lanceolata isolate bChiLan1 chromosome 11, bChiLan1.pri, whole genome shotgun sequence, the proteins below share one genomic window:
- the LOC116792409 gene encoding antigen-presenting glycoprotein CD1d-like yields the protein MPPWDSMGKRLPAPHPLLALASSPLLVPWLHTSSSAGMQIPEVGAGVGAGAAKDKGGLGGAHRSLQPQGPVPQPLHFPCPSPPCQPLSHVGTFTIQLLHTSTFQNTSFVDTEGIGLLEDIKLGSLDKHTWDIHFCQPWVRPALPRSEWDTIDNMIKIYFHNVIHLSNEGAKQKDVPYPFVAQVMAGCKLYPNRTSRMFTYVGYNGQDFLSLDTDNATWTLSQDTDLARYIRAVLQNDTTLVEVLEAIFNNTCINAMEMFLSYGRAALERQELPVATVFARTPSPHQLLLVCHVTAFYPRPISVAWLRDGQEVPPGPQLNTSPVLPNADLTYQLSSVLAVAPQDGHSYACRVRHRSLGTRSLLVPWAPPHIAQGTQRWC from the exons atGCCCCCGTGGGACTCCATGGGCAAGAGGCTTCCTGCTCCCCACCCACTTTTGGCTCTTGCTTCCTCACCCCTCCTTGTCCCCTGGCTCCACACCTCCTCCTCGGCAGGGATGCAGATACCTGAGGTGGGTGCaggggtgggagctggggctgccaaGGATAAAGGGGGCCTAGGGGGGGCCCACAGATCTCTGCAACCTCAAGGACctgtccctcagcccctccactttccctgtccctctcctccctgccaaCCCCTGTCTCATGTAGGGACCTTCACTATCCAGCTGCTTCACACTTCTACCTTCCAAAACACCTCCTTTGTGGACACGGAGGGGATAGGCCTGCTGGAAGACATCAAACTTGGGTCTCTTGATAAGCACACCTGGGACATCCACTtctgccagccctgggtgcGTCCAGCCCTGCCCCGCAGTGAGTGGGACACCATTGACAACATGATCAAGATCTATTTCCATAATGTCATCCACCTGAGCAATGAAGGGGCCAAACAGAAGGATGTGCCCT ACCCCTTTGTGGCTCAGGTCATGGCAGGCTGCAAGCTCTACCCCAACAGGACCTCTCGGATGTTCACCTATGTGGGCTACAATGGGCAGGACTTCCTCAGCTTGGACACAGACAATGCCACCTGGACCCTCTCCCAGGACACCGACCTGGCACGGTACATCAGGGCTGTCCTCCAGAACGACACCACCCTTGTTGAGGTCCTGGAGGCCATCTTTAACAATACCTGCATCAATGCCATGGAGATGTTCCTGAGTTACGGAagggcagctctggagagaCAAG AGCTGCCCGTGGCCACGGTCTTTGCCCGCACGCCCAGCccacaccagctgctgctggtttgcCATGTCACCGCCTTCTACCCCCGGCCCATCAGTGTGGCCTGGCTGAGGGATGGCCAGGAGGTGCCTCCGGGCCCGCAGCTCAACACCAGCCCCGTCCTGCCCAACGCTGACCTCACCTACCAGCTCTCCAGCGTCCTGGCCGTGGCCCCCCAGGACGGGCACAGCTACGCCTGCCGCGTGCGCCACCGCAGCCTGGGCACCCGCAGCCTCCTCGTCCCCTGGG CCCCTCCTCATATTGCCCAGGGAACTCAGAGGTGGTGCTGA